Proteins from one Gibbsiella quercinecans genomic window:
- the chiP gene encoding chitoporin ChiP, with product MKQQDVRRRALVLVLASAAAGGDWVAPASVQAAGFIDDASLTGGVYYWQRQRDRKDVTDGDQYKTNLSHATWNANLDFSSGYAADMFGIDLALFTAVEMAESSASGHPNEIAFSSKNRTYAEDYSGDKSGVSLYKAAAKFKSGPLWARAGYIQPSGQTLLAPHWSLLPGTYQGAEAGAEFDYGDAGELRFSYMWANKYKAPWHTEMDDFRQNDRKTSVAYLHSFGAKYDFKNNLVLEAAFGQAQGYVNQYFTKASYQFSVAGNPLTTSYQFYGAEDRIGNKSDANSIYDGLAWLQALTFGYTTGPFNWRLEGTMVKAEGNQGYFLQRMTPTYASSNGRLDIWWDNRSDFNANGEKAVYAGVMYDLKNWDLPGWAVGGSYVYAWDAKPSTNPVYDQSQRLKESAYSLDAMYTVQEGRAKGTQFKLHFTRYDNHSDIPSWSGGYGNIFQDEKDVKFMVIAPFTLL from the coding sequence ATGAAACAACAGGATGTGCGGCGCAGAGCGCTGGTGCTGGTGCTAGCCAGTGCCGCTGCCGGCGGTGATTGGGTGGCTCCGGCCAGCGTGCAGGCCGCTGGGTTTATCGATGATGCATCGCTGACGGGTGGGGTGTACTACTGGCAGCGCCAGCGCGATCGCAAAGATGTTACCGACGGCGATCAATATAAAACCAATCTTTCCCATGCTACATGGAACGCCAATCTTGATTTCTCCTCCGGCTATGCCGCCGATATGTTCGGCATCGATCTGGCGCTCTTCACCGCCGTTGAGATGGCGGAATCCAGCGCAAGCGGCCACCCGAATGAAATCGCTTTTTCTTCGAAGAACCGCACTTACGCTGAAGATTACAGCGGCGACAAGAGCGGCGTTAGCCTGTATAAAGCCGCGGCGAAGTTCAAATCAGGCCCGCTGTGGGCGCGCGCCGGTTATATCCAGCCCAGTGGGCAAACGTTGCTGGCGCCGCACTGGAGCCTGCTGCCCGGCACCTATCAGGGGGCGGAAGCCGGGGCCGAGTTTGATTACGGCGATGCTGGGGAACTGCGTTTTTCTTATATGTGGGCCAACAAGTATAAGGCCCCGTGGCACACCGAAATGGACGATTTTCGCCAGAACGACAGAAAAACCTCGGTTGCCTATCTGCACTCCTTCGGGGCGAAATATGACTTTAAAAACAACCTGGTGCTGGAAGCCGCCTTCGGCCAGGCCCAGGGCTATGTAAACCAGTATTTCACCAAGGCCAGCTACCAGTTTTCCGTGGCGGGCAACCCGCTGACCACCAGTTACCAGTTCTATGGGGCTGAAGACCGCATCGGCAATAAAAGCGATGCCAACAGTATCTATGACGGCCTGGCCTGGCTGCAGGCGCTGACCTTCGGCTATACCACCGGCCCGTTCAACTGGCGGTTGGAAGGCACCATGGTCAAGGCCGAGGGCAACCAGGGGTATTTTCTGCAACGCATGACGCCGACCTACGCGTCTTCCAACGGCCGCCTTGATATCTGGTGGGATAACCGTTCCGATTTTAACGCCAACGGTGAAAAAGCCGTCTACGCCGGCGTGATGTATGACCTGAAGAACTGGGATCTGCCTGGTTGGGCGGTGGGCGGTTCGTATGTTTACGCCTGGGATGCCAAACCCAGCACCAACCCGGTTTACGATCAGAGCCAACGGCTCAAAGAGAGTGCTTATAGCCTTGATGCGATGTACACCGTGCAGGAAGGGCGCGCCAAAGGTACACAGTTCAAGCTGCACTTCACCCGCTATGACAACCACTCGGATATCCCAAGCTGGAGCGGGGGCTACGGCAACATTTTCCAGGATGAGAAAGACGTTAAATTCATGGTGATCGCGCCGTTTACACTGCTGTAA